The Nakaseomyces glabratus chromosome B, complete sequence genome includes the window GTTACCATTTTGAATACCAAAACAGCTCCTGAAAAGGTTGATGTTTACAGCGGatatgataatgatgataCACCTGACTGGTCTTCTCAACAGTCACCTAAAAGTATGAATGACGCTCGGTTAGTATTTTCTGACTTGGATAAGAGTTCTAATCCTCATTTGACTGAGGGACATTCAAACTCTTCTTTGAATGactttgaaaatgataatttatCAGTTGGAGGAAAAGGTGATTATTTAGATAATATTCAGGGTCCGAGGGCGAAGGTTATGGATAGGGCGCCtattaaatttgaaattcataTTGTGCGTGTCAGAATTGTGGGCTTGGCTGGTATACATTTTAAAAAACTCTCAGGTAATACATGGATGTATAAGGAACTGGCTACTAGAATTTTACATGATTTGAAACTCTGATATGTACTTTTCTAATGATAACTAATGATTCATTTGAGTACATTACAAATGAGTTCGGCGTTAAATTACTTTTCTGCTGGTCAGGAAAGGAAATCGTCAAGTAATTAGGTATGTTAGATTGTTATGTatgtttattattatccCTTTCATAATAAAGAACTCGTTGAGCGTCACTATGTAGAGTATAAAGTGTATTTGTACGGAATGTATTTAAACCAGTATTGCAGCCTAACATACAGTCAGTAGAGTAGCTTAGGagtttaataatttttcgAGCTTTTCATTGGCCTCTAATAACCCTTTGATATCATTCATTACTAGGCCTAAGAGTTTATACTTTGGTATTCTTTTATCCAAATTTGGATGTGGGGTTTCTATTAATTTGATTAGATCATCAAAAGCATTTTTTGAATGGGTTCTTCTGAGTTTTTCCAATCTAACATGCTTCCATTTTCGTACTTTTGCCATATCGTGTCTAATATCAGCGGGtatatcatcatctgatATTACAATACCTGGGAgctcaatattttttgtaggATAATCCTTCGGTACtggtattttttttattttatggTTTGTTGTAAGATCCGTATTTTTATAGTCTTCTCTATTATGGACAATGTCAGATGAGTTTGAATTTTTATGCAGGGTTGAATTAATTCTATTTTGTGTCACATCAATAGAAGAATTGcatttgttattatttataatttcaGCGCTGAGAATGTTGCCCTTGTTATTCATATCCTCATGCACAGCTGCTTTGTCATTTccaattttgaaatctatatcatttttatcattgtGGAAAGGATCAGATGCGACCAGGTTATCTAAGAAGTTCTCTATCGCATGTGATTCATATGAACTTAGTAATTCTGGACTTTTAAAGTGATCATCTAATCCTTTCTGAGGAAAACCGAAATTGTTATGTAGCTTTTCCTGGATCATTGGTGGTAttccaatattttgatgattttcGAAAGGCTGAGAAGTAAATATTGGTGATCTTGTTAGAAAGTTTTGGCTGATCGTAGGAAGATGTGGACTTTCGGTTAGAAGTCTTTGTGGGCTGGTCAATTTCGATTCGTAAAAATGAGGTAAAACACTACCCTCAAATCCAGTATGTTTACTCCTAATGCCATCGAAATTATAATAGGACTTTTGATTGTTACTTATCCCATGGTTCGTAGTATGTCCATCCAAGCTGAACATTGACTTTGTATGATTATCCGgtgaaaaaagaatattattatcgTGAGGTGTTTTGATTAGGTTTGTATTGGCGTATTCATAAGGTGTTGTGTTACTCATAACATTAGGTGTTGCAGGTTTAATAGGATCTAAAGGAGGTAAGATATTTGCAATAGGAGTACTTACTTCTTGCTGTCTTGGACCCTTGTGCATAAATTGTAATGGTTCTGATTCTTCTAATGTACCGCTTAACATCTGATATGCTGTCTCAAAGTCAATATCATTACCCTGTTCgaaaagatcaaatagATCCTGACTAGAAGAAACTCCAGATTTCTGATGATCCTGCATCATTTGGTTCGTGTATTAAATTAAGCACTCACAAAGGGACTTAATTAGTCATTTAAATTCTGCCGTTCTTGAACTAGAAAACTATTCTCACTAGTTCTCTGTTCTGTTCTAGTTGGTAGTACTTGTCGGTCACAATTGATAGTTTTGGTAGCCAATGAATAAGGTTTTAACTAATAAGCTAACAATGTACCAATTGCCTATCGACCTGATCCCTAACTTTATTAGCGAAATATACGTAATTATGGCTGCTTGACGCACCGACAACCCTCCTGTTCCCTTCGCTAACAGCACCGATAACTTGTTATCTGATGTATTGTTAGTTATATATACGGATATCGATATCTTAATTGTTCAATCCTGTATCATTCAACCATTCAAGTCTTGCGATCAACCATATAAATTCACATGTGAGTGTAATTTCTCCCTTTGTTTGTTAGCAGcatttccaattttttttttttttgcaacttttttttcagacGGGCGATAGCTTaggctcatcgcaaatGCACGATCACATGTGAAAAGTTAGCATATTTAGTAGTCCGTTGCTGTAAAGAATCCAAGTCAAAGTAATCGAACTCTTTTCCTCAGGAACAGAATATGACAATG containing:
- the INO2 gene encoding Ino2p (CAGL0B01947g~Transcriptional regulator involved in de novo inositol biosynthesis; activator of INO1 gene expression; mutants unable to grow in the absence of inositol); the encoded protein is MMQDHQKSGVSSSQDLFDLFEQGNDIDFETAYQMLSGTLEESEPLQFMHKGPRQQEVSTPIANILPPLDPIKPATPNVMSNTTPYEYANTNLIKTPHDNNILFSPDNHTKSMFSLDGHTTNHGISNNQKSYYNFDGIRSKHTGFEGSVLPHFYESKLTSPQRLLTESPHLPTISQNFLTRSPIFTSQPFENHQNIGIPPMIQEKLHNNFGFPQKGLDDHFKSPELLSSYESHAIENFLDNLVASDPFHNDKNDIDFKIGNDKAAVHEDMNNKGNILSAEIINNNKCNSSIDVTQNRINSTLHKNSNSSDIVHNREDYKNTDLTTNHKIKKIPVPKDYPTKNIELPGIVISDDDIPADIRHDMAKVRKWKHVRLEKLRRTHSKNAFDDLIKLIETPHPNLDKRIPKYKLLGLVMNDIKGLLEANEKLEKLLNS